In Sphingobacteriales bacterium, a genomic segment contains:
- a CDS encoding helix-turn-helix transcriptional regulator: MYFAGNIKFLRKRLRMTQDELSQALQMPRPTLSGYENGVSQPTIKALLAFSQYFHVSVDTLLKVDLTKLTPGVVSMILNGDDIFITGTKLRVLSTTLSPDNKDNIELVNEKAKAGYATGFADPEFIKTLPVFQLPFLSKERKYRTFQISGDSMLPIPDGSYVTGEFVDNWLLIRDRFAYIIVTIEEGILFKIAENRIEKEKKLVLHSLNPDYQPFEIHVSQIREIWKFVNYISPEIPEPNLPRDELTKTVMELKSEITEIKRKLWE; the protein is encoded by the coding sequence ATGTATTTCGCAGGAAACATTAAATTTTTAAGAAAGCGGCTCAGGATGACACAGGATGAGCTATCACAGGCATTGCAAATGCCACGTCCAACCCTGAGTGGTTATGAAAATGGCGTATCGCAGCCCACTATAAAGGCTTTGCTTGCTTTTTCACAGTATTTTCATGTGTCGGTCGATACCTTGCTGAAAGTAGATCTGACAAAGTTAACCCCCGGAGTAGTCAGCATGATTCTTAACGGAGATGATATTTTCATCACCGGAACCAAGCTGAGGGTATTGTCCACCACTTTATCTCCCGACAACAAAGACAACATCGAGCTGGTCAACGAAAAGGCCAAAGCTGGCTATGCCACAGGCTTTGCCGACCCTGAATTTATCAAAACCCTGCCTGTTTTTCAGCTTCCTTTTTTGTCAAAAGAACGGAAATACCGCACCTTTCAAATCAGTGGCGACTCCATGCTTCCTATTCCTGACGGCTCTTATGTAACAGGAGAATTTGTTGACAACTGGCTGCTCATCCGCGACAGGTTTGCCTATATCATCGTTACCATTGAAGAGGGGATATTGTTCAAAATTGCAGAAAACAGGATTGAAAAAGAAAAAAAGCTTGTATTACATTCCCTGAATCCTGATTATCAGCCCTTTGAAATTCATGTCAGCCAGATACGCGAAATATGGAAGTTTGTCAATTATATCAGCCCTGAAATTCCGGAACCTAATCTGCCAAGGGATGAGCTGACAAAAACAGTCATGGAACTGAAAAGCGAAAT
- the dinB gene encoding DNA polymerase IV produces MFHYQENTNRTVAHLDLDTFFVSVERLHNSKLNGKPVIVGGTSGRGVVASCSYEARQFGVHSAMPMKMARLLCPDAVVIRGDMDSYSRYSRMVTDIIEENAPLYEKASIDEHYLDITGMDRFFGCLKWTKELRQRIIKETGLPVSFGLSVNKTVAKIATGEAKPNGELEVRFPEVKPFLFPLSIRKIPMIGQKTYRLLRSMGIVRIQTLADMPPEMLEKVLGKNGLIVWKKANGIDPTPVFSYSERKSISSERTFEQDTIDVVHLERLLTVMVEKLAFEMRKKQKLASCVTVKIRYANFDTHTLQKQIPYTSYDHHLIETAKQLFRRLYHRRMLIRLIGVKLSGLVYGNQQLNLFEDKPETTDLYLAMDYLRKKYDSSIIRRAIGLNESFKVEET; encoded by the coding sequence ATGTTTCATTATCAGGAGAATACAAACAGAACAGTTGCACATCTTGACCTCGATACTTTTTTTGTGTCGGTAGAAAGATTGCACAACAGCAAGCTAAATGGTAAGCCTGTCATCGTAGGGGGTACATCCGGGCGGGGTGTGGTGGCCAGTTGCAGTTATGAGGCCCGTCAGTTTGGGGTTCATTCGGCCATGCCTATGAAAATGGCACGTTTGCTTTGCCCCGATGCTGTCGTCATACGTGGTGATATGGACAGCTACAGCCGTTATTCCCGTATGGTAACCGATATCATCGAAGAAAATGCTCCGCTTTATGAAAAGGCTTCTATTGATGAACATTACCTCGACATTACCGGCATGGACCGTTTTTTCGGCTGCCTGAAATGGACAAAAGAACTACGTCAGCGCATTATCAAAGAAACAGGCTTGCCCGTTTCTTTCGGACTTTCGGTGAATAAAACGGTGGCAAAAATTGCGACAGGAGAAGCCAAACCGAACGGAGAACTCGAAGTCCGTTTTCCTGAAGTAAAACCTTTCCTCTTCCCTCTTTCTATCAGGAAAATACCCATGATAGGCCAAAAAACTTATCGTTTGCTGCGTTCCATGGGAATAGTCAGAATACAGACACTGGCAGATATGCCTCCTGAAATGCTCGAAAAGGTCCTTGGAAAAAATGGCCTTATCGTCTGGAAAAAAGCAAACGGCATTGACCCTACCCCTGTCTTCAGCTATTCTGAACGCAAGTCGATCAGCTCGGAACGTACTTTTGAACAGGATACCATTGATGTGGTTCATCTTGAACGCCTGCTGACGGTGATGGTTGAAAAACTGGCTTTTGAAATGCGTAAAAAACAAAAACTGGCCTCTTGTGTAACTGTTAAAATACGTTATGCCAATTTTGATACCCACACCCTGCAAAAACAAATCCCCTATACTTCCTATGATCATCACCTGATAGAAACGGCCAAACAACTTTTCAGGCGGCTTTACCATCGTAGGATGCTGATCAGGCTTATTGGCGTGAAACTTAGCGGATTGGTTTACGGCAACCAGCAACTAAATCTTTTTGAGGATAAACCCGAAACCACCGACCTTTATCTTGCCATGGATTATCTCCGTAAAAAATATGACTCATCCATTATCCGGAGAGCCATCG